The Oleiphilus messinensis DNA segment AACCACCCAGTAGTTTGCACCATTTCGATGATAGAAACCTGCTGACTGTCATCTGTATCTTTGGCTGCAGTCATTTTTTCAGCAAAAACGGACATGGGCGGTATTTTCGAAAACCCTTCACGGAAACGCTGAACACGACCGCCTTCATGATCCACAGCAATTAACAAGTCGGGGTTAATCGCCCTGATTGAGTCAACCAGTGCGACAAGTCGTTCTCGGGTTGTATAGTTACGGGCGAATAATATGACACCGCCAACCAAAGGCTCACGTAATATTTTTTCGTCCTGTGATTGCAATTCGTCGGATTCAATATCCAACATAACGGGACCGATTGGCATGAATTTTCCTCAGTATCTGGACTGGATAACAACAATAGTATTTTGACTGGATAACAACATTAGTATTTAAACTGGAGAACAACCTTAACTTGTTCAGTTTGAGAGACTTGCCACAATAGATGGAGAATAGGACTGAATTCAGCTTCTTTCAAAACTTAACTTCTACTCAATCAAAACACACAAACCCAGCTGCACACGCTCAAATAACGCGACAACCTCTGTGTTGCGCATACGAATACAGCCATGGGACAGGGGCACCCCCATTGGTTCGGTATCGGGCGTACCATGTATGTAAATATAGCGCCGCATTGAATCGCACTCTCCTAAACGATTTCGCCCAGGTTCACACCCGCTTAACCACATGATACGGGACAATATCCAGTCTCTCTCTGGAAAGCTGGCCGCGAGTTCAGGGTTATAAATTTCGCCGGTTAGCCTGCGCCCCACGAATACAGCGTTTAAGGGTGCACCCGTTCCGATTTTAGCCCGAATAACATGTTTGCCCCGTGGCGTACAGCCGCTACCCGAGCGCTCTCCAGCTCCGTTTTTCGCAGTCGAAATGGAGTAGACGGTTTCAAGCCCGTTTGAATCTGTGTAAAAGAGCTTTTGTTCGGCAATTGAAACCCGAATAAACGGGTGAATAAGAGAAGTGGTGGCCATAGATCAGGATTTCTGCTTCATTATTATGATAAATAAAACAGTTTACCCTGATCCAGGTATTTGCGAAACCGGCTCAGGAAGGCCGGCTACCTGAGTCACGATCACTGCGGACGACAGCTTTATTGTTT contains these protein-coding regions:
- a CDS encoding L,D-transpeptidase; this encodes MATTSLIHPFIRVSIAEQKLFYTDSNGLETVYSISTAKNGAGERSGSGCTPRGKHVIRAKIGTGAPLNAVFVGRRLTGEIYNPELAASFPERDWILSRIMWLSGCEPGRNRLGECDSMRRYIYIHGTPDTEPMGVPLSHGCIRMRNTEVVALFERVQLGLCVLIE